The following coding sequences lie in one Yamadazyma tenuis chromosome 3, complete sequence genomic window:
- a CDS encoding uncharacterized protein (COG:S; EggNog:ENOG503NXRZ) gives MSLGKEAPDSLSDRAANIPSTSNEMNVPSNQSSNDQIPNDGPACEVKPIVNEEQLMEKVKTVPLSKLKDIITDQIDLEIRLKHKELMLTEEEIGKCESQMITLRNYYKVPREKSFDSEPNDFTIKYYDLLNHAAALICGEILPGNEQDEEGVASINSLKEKNLDPNTNLNVNEMYFNGLSASLNTVHRSSLDKSVSPLERGEVTSIRTAPKPENSELMKKLIKTGVTKDKDSYKKLIDSYKPVAGDLESSNEDEHLESSEEDQAVHGRAEDRKLKRRRSRANVGIAKFTPKVLDSSCSSASEGHSKAATPEKEPHHQPLPKIKLRLKPEDKTKKRTPEDDKKKRRVK, from the exons ATGTCATTAGGAAAAGAAGCTCCTGATAGTCTATCTGATCGAGCGGCAAATATCCCTTCTACCAGTAACGAAATGAATGTCCCAAGCAACCAATCTTCTAATGATCAGATACCGAATGACGGACCTGCTTGTGAGGTCAAACCTATAGTCAACGAAGAGCAACTAATGGAAAAAGTCAAAACGGTGCCCTTATCCAAATTGAAAGATATAATTACTGATCAAATTGACCTTGAAATCCGGTTGAAGCACAAAGAGTTGATGCTAAcggaagaagagattggtAAATGTGAGTCTCAAATGATCACATTGAGAAACTACTACAAAGTCCCCCGGGAAAAGTCCTTTGATCTGGAACCGAATGATTTCACCATAAAATACTACGACTTATTGAACC ATGCTGCCGCATTGATTTGTGGTGAGATATTACCAGGAAATGAgcaagatgaagaaggagtGGCATCTATCAACAGTCTTAAGGAGAAAAACCTTGATCCCAATACAAATTTGAATGTTAATGAGATGTACTTTAACGGTTTGAGTGCTTCGTTGAACACCGTACATCGGTCCAGTCTCGATAAGTCGGTGTCTCCTCTCGAAAGAGGCGAAGTGACATCCATCAGAACCGCCCCCAAACCCGAGAATAGCGAGCTCATGAAGAAGCTAATCAAGACAGGAGTCACCAAGGATAAAGATAGTTATAAGAAGCTAATTGACAGCTACAAGCCAGTGGCTGGGGATCTCGAACTGTCGAACGAAGATGAACATCTCGAAAgcagtgaagaagatcaagcaGTGCATGGCCGAGCTGAAGACCGCAAACTTAAGAGACGCAGATCCAGAGCCAATGTGGGCATTGCTAAGTTCACCCCCAAGGTACTTGATTCCTCTTGTAGTAGTGCCAGTGAGGGCCATCTGAAAGCTGCCACGCCCGAGAAAGAACCACATCACCAGCCGTTGCCCAAGATCAAACTCAGGTTAAAACCCGAGGATAAGACCAAGA
- the PNO1 gene encoding pre-rRNA-processing protein pno1 (BUSCO:EOG09264SQJ; EggNog:ENOG503NTY8; COG:O), which translates to MSAPTAIKSTINEPTVSQVGLKDAHDDDDDEMIDVNAIPTGETAQEDISSSQKQETAGVVFDESGKPKFTAASKSGMKVKLESRKVPVPPHRMTPLKNTWPKIYPPLVDHLKLQVRMNLKTRTVEMKTNKSTTDQGALQKGADFVKAFTLGFDVDDAIALLRLDDLYIETFEVKDVKTLTGDHLSRAIGRIAGKDGKTKFAIENATRTRIVLADSKIHILGGFTHIRMAREAVVSLILGSPPGKVYGNLRTVASRMKERY; encoded by the coding sequence ATGTCTGCTCCTACAGCAATCAAAAGTACCATAAATGAGCCAACTGTATCACAAGTTGGATTAAAAGATGCacatgatgatgatgatgacgaaatGATCGATGTCAACGCCATACCCACCGGGGAAACTGCACAAGAAGACATTTCATCATCTCAGAAGCAAGAGACTGCTGGAGtagtttttgatgaaagtGGAAAACCCAAGTTCACGGCTGCTTCCAAAAGTGGCATGAAAGTAAAGCTTGAATCCAGAAAGGTTCCGGTACCACCACATAGAATGACTCCTTTGAAGAACACATGGCCAAAAATATATCCTCCATTAGTGGACCACTTAAAATTACAGGTGAGAATGAACTTAAAAACCAGGACAGTGGAAATGAAAACCAACAAAAGTACCACAGATCAAGGTGCGTTACAAAAGGGGGCTGACTTCGTTAAGGCATTCACCTTGGGATTCGACGTTGATGACGCTATTGCATTGTTAAGATTGGACGATTTGTATATCGAGACCTTTGAAGTGAAAGATGTCAAGACTTTAACGGGTGACCATTTATCCAGAGCCATCGGTAGAATTGCTGGTAAAGACGGTAAGACCAAGTTTGCTATTGAGAATGCCACCAGGACCAGAATTGTGTTGGCGGACTCCAAGATTCATATTTTAGGAGGTTTCACCCATATTAGAATGGCAAGAGAAGCAGTGGTATCGTTGATTTTAGGTTCCCCTCCAGGAAAAGTGTACGGGAACTTGCGTACAGTTGCATCCAGAATGAAGGAACGTTACTAG
- the VPS17 gene encoding Vacuolar protein sorting-associated protein 17 (COG:U; EggNog:ENOG503NV7M; BUSCO:EOG09261IEH), translating into MASAIPYDPNEFEDNNPFAEPEVHHVTPAVQPGPQVSDEPIPEEPHSQRSTTPDQQGKLTEEELHKLLPERFSSKYKLKIALINIEKNKPGNPILKFNAEVQNLPRYRQAKYKEIRRTYQEIVKFNKYLTVSNLECFVPQIPSVQTSYPTGGEEETKQLMILWQEWFDRITRNPIIIRDEEFVYFLENDFGYSVINSNRKVSIASGLVRKTLKQLAVPYDAYEELVEFRPLIKAAYLSCQKLEKLLEKNSKMEKQHAASIGDLSQKLANLSQVEFIHPGMKNMWEKLSKIKLIEADLILIQSYNEMGTLGDGLRIFVEDFYQVKEALTNRHLIMRELVQAQQQTKIKHLHANKMKSKSALDPIKVDEALRSLEFATKAEESLTLQVKRISGEMIFEKDEVLQHTELKFHKLLKNYTLNRVDHHRKILKHLENIRLDIRIVDDKGGLSRLNRENLSNLKHNLLQSQSASGDSWSSRTFRSLSEEQDLKQKKEQEKNEAAETEGKESEIDNVVDAKNAAHLLGVATF; encoded by the coding sequence ATGGCGTCGGCAATTCCTTACGATCCCAACGAATTCGAGGATAACAATCCATTTGCAGAGCCTGAGGTGCATCATGTGACGCCAGCCGTTCAACCGGGCCCCCAAGTCTCCGATGAACCAATCCCTGAGGAGCCTCACAGTCAACGTAGTACAACCCCAGACCAACAAGGAAAACtcactgaagaagaactacATAAACTTTTACCAGAGAGATTCTCCTCCAAGTACAAACTCAAAATTGCTTTAATCAACATCGAAAAGAACAAACCTGGAAATCCGATTTTAAAGTTCAATGCCGAAGTTCAAAACTTACCCAGGTACAGACAAGCCAAATACAAAGAAATTCGTCGAACGTACCAGGAAATTGTCAAATTCAATAAATATTTGACAGTTTCTAACTTGGAATGCTTTGTTCCTCAAATTCCTTCTGTTCAAACATCATACCCCACtggtggagaagaagagacCAAAcaattgatgatattgtGGCAAGAATGGTTCGATAGAATCACTAGAAATCCTATTATTATTCGAGACGAAGAGTTTGTATATTTCCTTGAAAACGACTTTGGTTACTCGGttatcaactccaataGAAAAGTATCAATTGCCAGTGGATTAGTCCGTAAGACTTTGAAACAATTGGCAGTGCCATACGATGCCTATGAAGAACTAGTTGAATTCCGACCTTTGATTAAAGCAGCATATCTCAGTTGCCAAAAGCTCGAGAAGCTTTTGGAGAAAAACTCGAAAATGGAGAAACAACATGCTGCCTCAATTGGAGATTTATCCCAAAAGTTAGCCAATCTTTCACAGGTTGAATTTATTCACCCAGGCATGAAAAACATGTGGGAAAAACTTTCGAAGATCAAGCTCATAGAGGCCGATTTAATTCTCATTCAACTGTATAATGAGATGGGGACCTTGGGAGATGGTCTAAGaatttttgttgaagacttctATCAAGTTAAAGAAGCATTGACGAACAGACACTTGATAATGAGAGAACTCGTTCAAGCTCAGCAACAGACAAAGATCAAACACTTGCATGCGAATAAGATGAAGAGCAAATCGGCCCTTGACCCTATTAAAGTTGACGAAGCATTAAGATCACTTGAATTTGCTACTAAAGCAGAAGAATCGTTGACCCTTCAGGTGAAGAGAATCTCTGGGGAAATgatctttgaaaaagatgagGTGCTACAGCACACGGAATTGAAATTCCACAAGCTCTTAAAGAACTACACTTTGAACCGAGTAGACCATCATCgcaagatcttgaagcaTTTGGAAAACATCCGTCTTGACATTCGTATTGTGGATGACAAAGGAGGTTTGTCCCGTCTTAACCGGGAAAACTTGAGCAACTTAAAGCATAATCTCTTGCAATCCCAACTGGCCAGTGGAGACTCCTGGTCCCTGAGAACTTTCCGGTCTCTAAGCGAAGAGCAAGACCTCAAGCAAAAGAAGGAACAGGAGAAGAACGAAGCTGCCGAAACAGAGGGTAAAGAATCTGAAATCGATAATGTGGTCGATGCCAAAAATGCTGCTCACTTACTAGGGGTAGCTACATTCTAG